From the Drechmeria coniospora strain ARSEF 6962 chromosome 02, whole genome shotgun sequence genome, the window GAGGCTGACGTCGGTTATGGCCAAGGGTGTGGATGTGCGCATGTCGCAGTTCCTTTACCCGCGAGGCGACAAGATCTTCTTTGCCGGACGTCGAAAGTACTTTCACCAGTGGGACCTGCCCTCCGGCGTGGTGCAAAAGGTGTCGCAGATCCAGGGCCAGGCAAAGGCGCACAAGAGCATGGAGCGGTTCAGGCTGAGCCCCTGCGGGCGATACATGGCCATCCAGGCGTCGAGCAGgaagggcggcggcgagctgaaCGTGTTGAGCGTCGCAACGATGCAATGGATATGCAACGCCAGGTTGCAGGGGAacaacggcatcgccgaTTTTGCCTGGTGGAGCACGGGGGATGGCATCACGATCCTCGGAAGAGGTGGTTCGGTTGGCGAGTACAGCATGGAGAGGAGGGCATTCCTCGGCATCTGGCAAGACGACGGAAGCGtgggcgccatcgtcgtcgccctcggcggccaccATGGTcctgccgccctcggcgacgatcGATGGGTCGCCGTCGGTTCCAACACCGGCATCACCAACATCTACGACCGCAACGAGCTCCTGGACGCGAGCAAGCAAACCGACGTGACGATCAAGGAGCGGCCGACACCGAAGCGGGCATTCGAGCAGCTCATAACACCCATCACGTCGCTGGCCTTTTCGCCGGACGGCCAGATTCTCGCCTTTGCCAGCGACAAGAAGAAGGGCGCGCTGCGGTTGGCGCACCTGCCAAGCTGCGCCGTGTATCGCAACTGGCCGACGCAGCAGACGCCGCTGGGTACGGTTTCGGCCGTGGCATTTAGCCGGGATAGTAGCCTGTTGGCGGTGGGTAATTACGTCGGCAAGATCAAGCTGTGGAACATACGGAGCTGAGGCAGATGCAATACATTCATTATACGGAGTTTGTCGGTGCCGCCAACAATGCATGCCCTGTCCTGCGATCCCGATGCGCCAACGAAACAGCCATTGAGGCATTGCGGGGCAGAGCCTTGACGGCAGCCTTTCGCGCATCAGAGCTGGAAGCCGACGTGAGGAACGGTCCGGTAGGAGTTGGAAGTCTGCCGACCTGTCACGTTTCCATGGCACGGCTGGACCCCCGTGCTTCCAGCGGCCGTAGACTTGCCACTTGGCAGAGTAACTCGCCGCTTGTCGTGAATTGCTGCACCGAGTCCGAGAGACCAGCTCTCCGACCCAACTcagacgagctcggcgtcgccgtcctcgaccaaCGGGCGGGCACTCGCCCACCGCAGGATGAGCACGTCACCGTTCTCGGCGGGCAGCGtgttgtcggcgtcggtaCCCCGGGCGTGGACGTCGCGATCGCGCAGCATGCGAACGAaaacggcggcgtcgaggtcgggggCGTCGATCATGCTGACGTTGCCGGCCGTGTCGTTGAGGTTCTGCAGCTGCTGCGGGAaggaggcgaggaaggaggagaggTAATGGTTGTGCAGCAGGGCTTGGTGGCGGGTGGCGTAGGCGAGCTCGGTGGGCGACAGTCTATCTCGGAGGGGTTGGGAGGAGAGGTAATGCAGCGTGTGCTTGTCGATCTCGGGGGGCCGTCAGCGGATGATTCGTTCCAAGGCCGCGGCCTGGCGGATGCAGAAGCCAGCCGCGGCGGGCCGGGTCGAATACCTTTGCCATGCGGACGCGGAGGAAGCTGCGGACGAGGAACTTGTAACGCTCGAGCTCGGTTTGGATGACGATGAGAGCAAAGTTGGTCTTGGGGTCCATGTCACCGGTCATGTCCTCGACCTTTTCGATCTGCCGCTTGATGCGCTCGTTGACGCGCTCGAAGAGGCCGTCCAAAGGCCATCTGCAGGCGTCAGCGACGGAGGGTTTGCCACACGTGGACCGGGGACTTGATTCCGCGTACTCGAGCAGCTCTGGTGCCGACCGTTCGGCGACCCAGCGACGCGTCAGAGCCTGCAGATCGCGCGTGCCTTGAGGGACGCTGTTGGATGCAGGGTCGATTTCTCGGAGGATATCGTCGATATCCATCATGGAGGAGGTGAGGGGATCGGCGCTGAAGCACGACACATCCGAGATGGCTCCTGCGAGAAGGAGTTGAGGGCGAGGGATGTCGCCCGTCACCCAGCTGGAGCGGATTTTGATGTGCGGGGAGATGGGCACCGCGTAGAGAGGTCGTCAACCAGCCATGGTGGAGGTACATGAAATATtattacagcaagtacggagtatacggGAGAGTACTAATGCTCATGATAGATCTTGATAGCGGCACTAGCAGCGTCTACAGTACGCTCGCTCGACCACCATCTCGTCCAATGCGCACGGTCTCCAACTTGGCAAGACCGGCGCAGAAGTTTTATTTATTTATTTTGACACTTCAATTGACTGTGTCCAGCCGGTGGATCTGTCACACTTGGCATGTGCGTCTCGTTGCCCGAACATACTCTGCAAGTATTACCACTGCTTAACATTTGGAGGATGTGACTAtgattacttactgtattccttacagtaatacagaACTGTCCATGACAAGTAAATATGGAGACTCGAAGAAGTTTACTGACAAATACTACGgatgcatgtaagtactccgtactccgtgcttgtactcttgtacttacttacagcaagtaatgtagttgcagttgcaaaagcactgtaatactccgtatttgagtactcgtacagcgTTACTCGTACTTGAGATGGCGCTCCGCAGGCACTAATCCGCACCTAATTGTACATGTCCtttactacctaggtacctagtagtactaggtgcctactatgtaggtgtaagtactccgtaccgagtacaagtgctttAATAgtacccccccccccctactattagtagttGTGCTAAGCAAGTCGGAATCCGCCTACCAACGACAACAGCGAATGCAGTGTACGTGCCTTCGTGGCCACCATGaacatacacctacagtgcactCTCCTTTGGTATGAACGATGCAGCATAATGAAGATGGCTTCCCTTCAGCCGTTGCGCTTTTTCATGACAAACCATCTACCAGTTTGATGACATCTCCCAGTGGTCTTCACGGTTGACCGGAGTGCCGGTACCCAAGCCATCGTCGGGCCCGATCTCTGTGCGTCCAAAGTCACGAATAGACCCATCTTGCCTACATGGACGGAGTAGATATCATCATACACTATTACCCTCAAACTCGTGTgacgagatggaggaggggaggaatGGTCTCGGCCCCGCCCACTGGCTCGTTCGTCTTGGTGTAGTTgcataggtacctacttacgaCCGCTAATAGCAAGTCAGCCGTGCCAGCAGCGGCGGAACATGCATCATTGCTTGCACTGGTGCGTACTTACCCGTAGGTACCTCCAACCCACCTCATGGTACGGCCAGCCTGCCATGCCAGCACATGCCTGTGCAGTAATTGGCAGACAGGACGGTGTAGTAATACGCAAAAGCCCTCCGGAACATACAATGCCGAGGTCTGCTGACACCTTCTCCTCACGCCTTTCTTGTCGTGGCCATGTTCGTCGATTGATTCCATCGCAACGTACGGCGTACTGGCACAGAGATTGGTTCATCCATCCACTCGCAAGCGATCAAAATGTCCCACCGCGAAGACGATGATCATGACGCGGTGTCGTATGCTGCCTACGTGAACGAGGTGATGCAAAGAGGCATCTTGGGTGGCCAGCTTcccgtcgtcaccaccaACCCCAAccggctcgaggagcaggcgcGCAAGGCGATGCCGACCAAGGGCTTCGCCTACATCCAAAGCGGCGCGGGAGAGTCGGCGACCATGGACGCCAACCGTCTCGCCTTTCGCCAGTGGAGAATCGTGCCGAGGGTGCTGAGGCCGACGAACCCGCGCGATCTGAGGGTTCACCTCTTCGGGGAAAAGTACGGTATGGATTGACGCACCATGCTCGGCACATGTCCGCTCGAACCTCGTTCACTGACCACTGCAGACACGCCCGTGCTCATGGCGCCCGTCGGAATCCAGTCGCTCTTCCACCAAGACAAAGAGATTGGCACGGCCAAGGCGTGCGCCGCCCTCCGTGTGCCCTTCACTCtcagcaccgccgcctcgacgggcatcgaggagctcgtcaaggcctGCCCCGAAGGCGCCAAGTGGTTCCAGCTGTACTGGCCgatggacgaggagatgACGGCCTCCATCCTTGGCCGCGCCAGGAGCAGCGGCTAcaaggtcctcgtcgtcaccctcgACACTTGGACCCTCGGCTGGCGACCTTCGGacctcgacgcggccaacGTGCCGTTcatggccggcgagggcaacgaGGTCGGGTTTCAGGATCCCGTCTTCCGGAGAAAGTTTGCCGAGCGGAGTGACGGCGACTCGCCCGAGGACAACaaagtcgccgccgccatgtacTGGATCGGCGAGAGCTTCCCCGGCGTCAGCCGCCGGTGGGAGGATCTGGCCCTCCTGCGGAAGCACTGGGACGGACCGGTGGTGCTGAAGGGCATCatgagcgtcgacgacgcccggcTGGCGGTGCAGCACGGCATGGATGGAATCATCGTGAGCAACCACGGCGGTAGGCAGCTGGACGGTGCGGtggcgacgctcgacgtCCTCCCGGACattgccgacgccgtcggtgaCCAACTCACCGTGCTCATCGACTCGGGAATCcgcaccggcgccgacatTGTCAAGGCATTGGCCCTCGGCGCCAAGGCCGTTTTCCTCGGCAGGCCGATCGTGTACGGCCTGGGGATCAATGGCACGgccggagccgaggccgtcctGGCCGGTTTGCTGGCCGATCTCGACCTCACCATGGGCTTTGCCGGCGCAAAGTCCGTCGCCGATCTTCAGCGATCCATTCTGCAGCGCGCACCGCATGCCGGCAACGTCAAGTCCTATTTGTAACGGCAGCATCACGAGCTGTGGGATTGGTTTGCTCGAGACGGGCCATGTCTACGGCAGCGCGACGAATGATGATGCCTCCAATAAGTATAGGTTTTGGGAAACGAGTGACGGGCGAGCCCAGAAGAGGGGGGTGGGTCGGGGTGAAGGAAGGTGCAGATATTCGGTGCCGACACGAAGCGGGGGAAAATGAGCCTTGCGCTCGACACGATTGGATATCGCGGTAGCCGCATGAAGGCGAGCGCGGGCGATGCGAAATGACCgagcatacaagtacaatacaagtacaatacaaATACAATacaaatacaagtacggagtacatgtccagATGGGTTGCGGAGGAATAAGCGACACCTCGAGTCATCGTCCGTCTTCTGCGTACACTCCGATGCACGGGACGACTTTTGGAGATGCCGTTTTGACTCGCGGCCTACAGGCTAGCTACATCGTGCGATGGCAAAGGTTTGGAGAACAACTCGGGGTGGAAAGAAGAGAAAAAAGCCTCCAGAGAATGCATATaacttgccgtcgaggaagatgCTGGCGTCATGGAAGACAACGAGGCTTGCGCAAGCACGCGGGTGACCAGAGAAGTGCCGACCTTCCGTCTCACCTttccgccgtggccgccacggccatcGGTAGGACGAACCTGTACTCGTAGATGCACGTAGGCGGAATCGCTGCCTAGGGACAGTAGGTGACGGCGAGCATCTGGCGCAGCGGCGTGCTAAAATTGTCAAAGAAGCAGCCAAGAAAACACGTGTGCAGCAcgtccatccatcgacgGTGCGGGTGCTCGCATGCCGTCGCCAGCCGCCTCGAAGCACGAGACCATTTGCAGCAAGAGGCCCGCTCGATACGAGTATAAGCAGGCAGCTCGGAAGTCATTTTCGTAACACATTCAGCGCTCGTCGGACTTGCTTGCGCCATGGGAGCTGCGGAACATTGTTCTCGTGCGTGTCATTGCCAAGCGATGATCGGATATGGGGTAATGCAAACTCGTAACGACATCGTATCGTACGGTAGTGCTGATCAGCAGCCTCCTCTGGTGGTGGCGGGCTGAGACATGCCGGGATGCAAGGGATGTCACTCCCGTCAGACGCCATGGAGGTTGACAGGTGGTGCGGCCGCACAGGCGGGCAATGCGCTCCTTCAACCTCGAccaacctcgacgcccaGGTTCGCATCGGCATGGACGCACGTAGGCATGCCTTCAGGCTCAGACGAATGCGTGAATGCAACAACCATGTGATCGTATCTGGCCTCGACTGGGTACCCGGTCACTGACGTGTGGCATCAACGACGATGGCCCCTTCTGCCGGATCGACCGAGACGGACATGTCACGTCCACGTCCGAGAATAGCTCGCATGCGAGTCCCTGCTTCCAACTCGGCGATGCTTCGAAGCTTGCCTACTCCGTTCTTCGGACATGCCTCTGCCATCAGTGGCGCGTCATGGCCGTGCCTGCAACGTTAAAGCTGGCGTCGTTCGTCGTCAGGTCGGTGACAAGGCGCGAAGCGCCGAAAATAGAAGCAGAAGTTCGGCTCTCGGCCGACTCTCCCTTCGGTTGCTTCCCGTCCAAGGAACCAAGCGGCACGCGGCGAGGCCGAATGGCACCTTCACCTGCGGTAGGGAGTAGAGTGACGTTGTCCATGGCCGGAAGTCGCCTCGCTGGCCGCTGGGCAAAGAGACGGCGTCACTGGCTGGTGGGATGCTACGTTACCAGAACGACCCCGCCAACCCAAGGCTGACAGTCACCGGCCGGGCGAACACTGTGCAGCTACACGCAAGCTCGCACGCCGGTACAGTGCATGCTAGAGGCGCTATAATTACAGCGCGCACTTACGCCCAAATCGGCCCAGCCTACGCTGACCTGGGCCAAGCGGTGGCTTGCTGTCGACCAAGTCGGCCAGTAAGCCGGCCGAAATGCGCTTCCGGTCGCGGTTCATCCCCATCCGAGGACGTCCCAAGGGGGGTCGTGGCTTCAGGCCTCGACGCtacgccatcgtcatcggcaccACCTTGGCTCGACCCCAGTGTCAACGTTTCGACCATGCTGCCCATGGAAGGTTGTATCTTGGCCGTACGGGTCGTCGGCCAAACCGTACCCGATCGACAGCCTTCCatccttcttcgccgcccaGCTAGGCCGAGGGAGCATCGTCATGGTGGGCGCCGTAAGCCGCCTCACCGAGCGGCCATGGTAACGACGAGCCACGCCACTCCCCGAACACGAGCTGCAACCTGAGCATCACCAAACGACGGGGAATTCGCCGGTCGGACCGTCCACTTGGTGACGGCTTCTTCAACTATATAAACCAGACCTCCCTCGAGCCTCGAGACATCTTTTTCTTGGACATCATTCACAGCATCATCTTCTACCTTGACCACCACTTCCACTTCCACTCAAGACAATCAAGCACCACAGCAAGAATCACATCTTCTTCGATTCAAACATCCATTTCTCACAAACAACCAAACAACCAAACAACAATCACAATGCAgttcctcgccatcgtcatcgcttCTCTGGCTTCCATCGCCGCTGCCAACCCGACGCCGAACAGCCCCCCTTCCAGCTGCAAGCCTGGCACCTATGAATGCGCCGTCAACTCCAAGACTGGACAGCCTGGATGGAATGTTTGCAACACCAGCAGCCAGTGGGTGGTACGTGCTTCGCATCCTATCGCCTCGTCTTTCACACGGCTAATCGCTCTGATAGTATGGCGGCGACTGCCCCCCTCACACCATTTGCAAGTTCAATCCCGTCAACCAGAGCCCGTACTGCGTTCCCCCCTCTTTCATGACGGAGTAGACGAATTTACGATTCGTCAACCACTACGGTCTGTTTCTGGCAGGCCATCGGCATGAACGCGCGCTCTTGGTATCTTCTTTTGGATTGAGTGAGAATGCGACAGGAAGCTTGACATCACCTCCCGACCGGGACATCATTGCGTGCATTAGATAATAGAGTCACTGCATTGAATAGACATTCATTCCTTCACCGATGCGAATTTCCATGGATCCACGTGAACACCTGCCATGTGTCTtgggcgaggccgatgaagAGGAGCTTTGCATTCACGACGAGCACAGGTCCTGCATCAGGAGCCTCGACACGTTCTTGGGTGCggcttctccgtctccgCAAACGCCATGCAATGGACTGACAACATGACGGTTCCATCGCGGTGAGTCACGAAACGAATTCCAGCACCTCATCGCTGCCATGCTCATTCATGGGCTCGAGGGGCAACCAACCACGCCCGAAAGTATCGAACTTTCCTGCCATCCGCTGTCAAGACCCTGTCCATCGTCcatctacagtacgtagCTGGCCTTTGGACATTCGAGTTTTCGCTGTTCAGATATGACCAACAACAGCCGAATCACATGCCCCAATCCGTAGCCGGCGGACAACTTTGGCTCCTGGGTAGACTCCAACGCCGTGACTGAAGTAAGTGTAtaagtgctgtaagtaaaGTAATGAACgcagttgtaagtactgtattaataggtgtagttgtactccgtagttgtacttactccgtagttgtactcgaACTGCATGAATGTGGGGAACG encodes:
- a CDS encoding oxidoreductase; protein product: MLGTCPLEPRSLTTADTPVLMAPVGIQSLFHQDKEIGTAKACAALRVPFTLSTAASTGIEELVKACPEGAKWFQLYWPMDEEMTASILGRARSSGYKVLVVTLDTWTLGWRPSDLDAANVPFMAGEGNEVGFQDPVFRRKFAERSDGDSPEDNKVAAAMYWIGESFPGVSRRWEDLALLRKHWDGPVVLKGIMSVDDARLAVQHGMDGIIVSNHGGRQLDGAVATLDVLPDIADAVGDQLTVLIDSGIRTGADIVKALALGAKAVFLGRPIVYGLGINGTAGAEAVLAGLLADLDLTMGFAGAKSVADLQRSILQRAPHAGNVKSYL